From a region of the Desulfobacterales bacterium genome:
- a CDS encoding FAD-dependent oxidoreductase, with the protein MSHKVSSAEAVKRLPPHLFERIRLIEDVPLRLDGEFILYWMHHAVRNHENPAIDTALSIAAQLKLPVLVYQGLGGRHPFNSDRHHTFIMEGAREVQQRLRERRIMHVFYLGRKPSEPSPLSVLARRAALVITEEFPAPPFPQWTRQLVGRGNTAVWAVDCTCIIPMQSIKRSFARAYAFRNHTQKEFERRLRQPWEDVNEAVEKFTGDCGFDALDLANADFADLCAQCDIDHTIPPVVHTPGGSSAGYARWEEFKRRGLKGYARLRNDAAVIFPRGVSRLSAYLHHGHVSPFRIAKEAKLDGSNGAAKFLDELLIWRELAHNFCFYHQYPETLDVLPQWARETIRQHKDDPREEVYSWERLYRGQTGDALWDAAQKSLLVHGELHNNVRMTWGKAFLDWTSDPQTALDMMIDLNHRLALDGNDANSYGGLLWCLGLFDRPFRPDRPVIGALRPRSTKDHARRLDMAAYADKIKGPATGKPFKIAVIGAGISGLFAARTLMDHDHQVHVFEKASRPGGRTATLKDADFTFDSGAQYFTVRDERTVRFVRSWQMDGIVAPWKGRIGVARQGRLSAEKQLTERWVAIPGMDAIAAHLSEGVDIRFNTAIESLQKNNEQWQLMDSQQNVHGPYDVVIVAAPPPQANGLVGLSPKLSDRISAIEMQPCLAVMVAFNEPLDLPFDAIFVHGSAVRWVARNNSKPQRGATECWTLHADIQWSKDNAHTDNEQRISLAVDAFFKSIGQRPIGPIYQRSCF; encoded by the coding sequence ATGTCGCATAAGGTATCATCAGCGGAGGCGGTCAAAAGATTACCGCCCCACTTGTTCGAACGGATCCGATTGATCGAAGATGTGCCGTTACGATTGGACGGTGAATTTATTCTTTACTGGATGCATCACGCCGTTCGCAACCATGAGAACCCGGCCATAGACACGGCTCTGAGCATTGCTGCGCAATTAAAATTGCCGGTATTGGTTTATCAGGGACTTGGCGGCCGGCATCCGTTTAACTCGGACCGTCACCACACATTTATTATGGAAGGTGCACGGGAAGTGCAACAACGGCTGCGAGAACGACGAATCATGCATGTATTCTATCTGGGGCGCAAACCAAGCGAACCTTCTCCGCTCAGCGTATTGGCACGTCGTGCAGCATTGGTTATCACTGAAGAGTTTCCGGCACCGCCCTTCCCGCAATGGACCCGCCAGCTGGTTGGACGGGGAAACACGGCTGTCTGGGCGGTGGATTGCACGTGCATTATTCCCATGCAGTCGATCAAACGCTCGTTTGCTCGTGCCTATGCCTTTCGAAACCACACTCAAAAAGAATTTGAACGGCGGCTCAGACAACCATGGGAAGATGTTAATGAAGCGGTCGAAAAGTTCACAGGCGATTGCGGGTTTGACGCCCTTGACCTGGCAAATGCAGATTTTGCTGATTTGTGTGCCCAATGTGATATTGATCATACGATTCCGCCCGTAGTGCATACCCCCGGCGGTTCCTCCGCCGGATATGCGCGTTGGGAGGAATTTAAGCGCCGGGGTCTAAAAGGCTATGCCCGTCTGCGCAATGATGCCGCTGTCATTTTTCCTCGAGGTGTGAGCCGCCTTTCAGCGTATTTACATCACGGTCACGTGTCTCCGTTTCGCATCGCAAAAGAGGCAAAACTGGATGGATCGAACGGGGCTGCAAAATTCTTGGACGAATTGCTCATCTGGCGCGAACTGGCGCATAATTTTTGCTTTTATCACCAATATCCGGAAACACTGGATGTCCTTCCTCAATGGGCACGTGAGACCATAAGACAACATAAAGATGATCCTCGCGAGGAAGTATATTCCTGGGAGCGTTTATACCGGGGCCAAACTGGTGATGCGCTGTGGGATGCCGCCCAGAAATCTCTGCTCGTCCATGGAGAATTGCACAATAATGTGCGGATGACATGGGGCAAGGCATTTCTTGACTGGACTTCTGATCCTCAGACGGCGCTTGATATGATGATTGATTTAAACCATCGTTTGGCCTTGGATGGTAATGATGCCAACTCCTATGGCGGATTGTTGTGGTGCCTGGGATTGTTTGATCGACCCTTTAGACCGGATCGACCGGTGATTGGCGCGTTGCGCCCCCGCTCCACCAAAGATCATGCCAGACGACTGGATATGGCCGCTTACGCTGACAAAATCAAAGGGCCGGCAACCGGAAAGCCATTCAAAATAGCAGTTATCGGTGCCGGTATATCGGGACTTTTTGCTGCCAGAACGCTTATGGACCATGATCATCAAGTGCATGTGTTTGAAAAAGCCAGCAGACCCGGTGGCCGCACGGCAACTCTTAAAGATGCAGACTTTACTTTCGACAGCGGTGCCCAATATTTTACGGTGCGGGATGAGCGTACGGTTCGTTTCGTCAGATCATGGCAAATGGATGGAATTGTTGCGCCATGGAAGGGCAGAATCGGTGTTGCCAGGCAGGGGCGTCTGTCTGCTGAAAAACAATTGACTGAGCGCTGGGTGGCAATTCCCGGTATGGATGCGATTGCAGCGCATCTGTCTGAGGGTGTCGATATTCGCTTCAATACGGCGATCGAATCACTTCAAAAAAACAATGAACAATGGCAATTGATGGATTCCCAACAAAATGTGCATGGTCCCTATGATGTTGTCATCGTCGCTGCCCCGCCACCCCAGGCCAACGGTCTTGTTGGTCTTAGCCCGAAACTAAGCGATCGCATCTCTGCCATTGAGATGCAGCCCTGCCTGGCGGTGATGGTTGCATTTAACGAACCGCTGGATCTGCCGTTTGACGCCATCTTTGTTCATGGATCAGCGGTTCGGTGGGTGGCCAGAAATAACAGCAAGCCTCAGCGGGGTGCGACCGAATGCTGGACGCTGCATGCCGACATCCAGTGGTCCAAAGACAACGCCCACACAGACAATGAACAACGAATATCTTTAGCAGTCGACGCATTTTTTAAAAGCATTGGCCAAAGGCCAATAGGCCCGATCTATCAGCGATCTTGTTTTT
- a CDS encoding FAD-dependent monooxygenase, whose protein sequence is MAGEQPKSGKLQIPDRNDVIIIGAGPVGLVASLLLSKYHVPHVLVEQLAKPDNHPQAHFINCRSMEILREIGRLDQTLYMQSAPPDEWRRFVYCTSLADLPALGHSQQKLSGSLLGVVDHFANAPDVEYSPGRVVHFPQHDLVRLLRKAALNSRFCTLVEGYRAEIEEQHAHVDVFVSGNRNSRRRHVKTQYVVAADGAHSTTRKQLGIKLNSDTGTLQHLINVHFISTQLAENLRTRIPAMLYFVYSSAGVAVLVAHSFKRGEFVAQIPYFPPYQQIEDFDKTRCTGLLQKLAGQNLPIDIRSIRSWRMGTWQASRYRSKWGRCFLIGDAAHQFTPAGGFGMNTGIQDAHNLIWKMVMTLRSERSAKSISAERLLATFEDERRPVAQMNSKLSVANYLMTLHIPSAIGLHLSMANRLNSFFNCLPGLHGLKRVLFQSVMRLGLKQVNWLKSDHPIIRYRRRVLRGIFNNVKDKTLQLLFPGQDMGFVYEKGWLFGPKTETRSQIDPFVFKPELRVGGRVPHFWLADSKGQQFSVLDLPSMMIGTEVHPKCVMLQAGKMMTAELKFNTIADLSFTTVQISQSRSSKRANFSYHLKRPDFLPKSFAMLIRPDGHIAWLQMDSSLD, encoded by the coding sequence GTGGCTGGTGAACAACCTAAAAGCGGCAAGCTGCAAATACCCGACAGAAACGATGTCATTATTATCGGGGCCGGACCCGTGGGCCTGGTCGCCTCATTATTATTGAGCAAATATCACGTACCGCATGTCCTGGTTGAACAACTGGCCAAACCCGATAACCATCCCCAGGCGCATTTTATAAATTGCCGCTCCATGGAAATTTTACGAGAGATCGGTAGGCTCGATCAGACGCTTTATATGCAGAGCGCGCCCCCTGATGAATGGCGTCGTTTCGTCTACTGTACGAGTCTGGCAGATCTCCCAGCTTTGGGTCACAGCCAACAAAAACTATCCGGTTCGCTGCTCGGCGTGGTTGACCATTTCGCCAATGCTCCTGATGTGGAATACAGTCCCGGACGGGTCGTGCATTTCCCGCAACACGATTTGGTTCGCTTGCTGCGCAAAGCGGCCTTGAACAGCCGCTTTTGCACCCTAGTGGAAGGGTATCGTGCCGAAATTGAAGAGCAACACGCACATGTTGATGTCTTTGTCAGCGGCAATCGAAACTCCCGACGACGGCATGTTAAAACGCAATACGTAGTGGCTGCTGATGGTGCCCATAGCACCACACGCAAACAGCTTGGCATTAAATTAAATAGTGATACCGGAACCTTACAACATCTGATAAATGTTCACTTCATTAGTACCCAACTCGCCGAAAATCTTCGCACCCGAATTCCGGCAATGCTTTACTTCGTTTATTCCAGTGCTGGGGTTGCTGTTTTGGTTGCCCATTCGTTTAAACGTGGTGAGTTTGTAGCCCAAATACCCTATTTCCCCCCATATCAGCAAATCGAAGATTTTGACAAAACCCGCTGTACAGGATTGCTCCAAAAACTTGCCGGGCAGAATCTCCCGATTGACATTCGCAGTATCCGCTCGTGGCGTATGGGTACCTGGCAGGCATCGCGATATCGGTCCAAATGGGGTCGTTGTTTTTTGATCGGAGACGCCGCTCATCAGTTCACGCCAGCCGGCGGTTTTGGAATGAATACTGGAATTCAGGATGCGCATAATCTCATTTGGAAAATGGTTATGACCCTTCGCTCAGAAAGAAGTGCAAAGAGCATATCCGCAGAGCGCCTGCTAGCAACCTTTGAGGATGAACGCCGGCCTGTTGCACAAATGAATTCAAAATTAAGTGTTGCAAACTATCTAATGACACTGCATATTCCCAGTGCCATTGGTTTACACCTTAGCATGGCAAACCGATTAAATAGTTTTTTCAACTGCTTGCCCGGACTTCATGGACTCAAACGCGTTCTTTTTCAGTCGGTGATGCGTCTGGGTCTTAAACAGGTTAACTGGCTTAAATCAGATCATCCGATCATCAGATATCGGCGACGCGTGCTGCGCGGCATTTTCAACAATGTGAAGGACAAAACTTTGCAACTGTTGTTTCCTGGCCAGGATATGGGATTTGTATATGAAAAAGGCTGGCTGTTTGGACCCAAGACAGAAACTCGTTCACAAATCGATCCGTTTGTGTTCAAACCTGAGTTGAGGGTCGGCGGGCGCGTTCCACATTTTTGGCTGGCCGACAGCAAAGGCCAGCAGTTTTCAGTATTAGATTTGCCCTCAATGATGATTGGAACTGAAGTGCATCCTAAGTGTGTGATGCTGCAAGCGGGCAAAATGATGACCGCAGAATTAAAATTTAATACAATTGCCGACTTGTCATTTACAACCGTTCAGATTTCACAAAGCAGATCGTCAAAACGGGCTAATTTTAGCTACCATTTAAAAAGACCTGATTTCTTACCCAAATCCTTTGCAATGCTCATTCGCCCGGACGGACATATTGCCTGGTTACAAATGGATTCATCGCTTGATTGA
- a CDS encoding DUF2177 family protein: MNVAYYLKLYALTVPVFFIVDLIWLGVVAKGFYQKNLNHLLSPQVNWAAAILFYLLFIAGILIFAVVPALAKNSWQHAMLYGALFGFFTYMTYELTNLALLKNWPLNIVVVDIIWGVVLCTAVATLSFILARWLL; the protein is encoded by the coding sequence ATGAACGTCGCTTACTATTTAAAGCTCTATGCGCTGACTGTTCCGGTCTTCTTTATTGTCGACCTGATTTGGTTAGGGGTGGTGGCCAAAGGATTTTATCAAAAAAATTTGAACCATCTGCTCAGCCCTCAGGTTAACTGGGCGGCGGCAATTCTATTTTACTTGCTTTTCATTGCCGGAATTCTGATTTTTGCCGTTGTGCCCGCTTTAGCCAAAAATTCCTGGCAACATGCGATGCTGTATGGGGCTTTATTTGGATTTTTCACTTACATGACCTATGAACTTACCAATTTAGCCCTGCTCAAAAACTGGCCGCTGAACATTGTTGTGGTAGATATTATCTGGGGAGTAGTGCTTTGCACAGCGGTTGCAACGTTAAGCTTCATACTCGCTCGTTGGTTGCTGTAA
- a CDS encoding DUF1499 domain-containing protein, protein MSLKTLSICICISLGTSSIHAGTSTSSKIFSPCPDSPNCVSSLTEDIKHFVQPITYDGTVDNARQRLIFILENTQRVRIVKSDLNYLHAEFRSFLFRFVDDVQFFLPPDESVIHIKSASRSGYYDFGTNRRRVELLRAAFKSLAQEASSGIGDDE, encoded by the coding sequence ATGAGCCTAAAGACGCTTTCAATATGCATTTGCATTTCTCTCGGCACTTCATCTATCCATGCTGGCACGTCCACCAGTTCTAAAATTTTTTCGCCCTGCCCAGATTCGCCCAACTGTGTTTCATCTTTAACTGAGGATATAAAACATTTTGTCCAACCCATTACCTACGACGGCACTGTCGATAACGCTCGGCAAAGATTGATCTTTATTCTGGAAAATACGCAACGGGTGCGAATAGTGAAAAGTGACTTAAATTATCTGCACGCGGAATTTCGCTCTTTTTTATTTCGCTTTGTCGACGATGTCCAATTTTTCTTGCCGCCCGATGAATCTGTTATTCACATCAAGTCTGCTTCAAGGTCTGGCTACTACGATTTTGGCACCAATCGCCGGCGAGTAGAGCTTTTGCGGGCAGCATTCAAAAGTTTGGCGCAAGAAGCATCCTCCGGAATAGGTGATGATGAATAA
- a CDS encoding universal stress protein yields the protein MEFNKILWPTDFSENAAKALPVVTSLAEKYAAEIHILYVLKDYPAVGASYGHNDPEDIEKMKQWEKQTAEGRLDEICEKFLNACPLYFRHISVGEPAKEILKLIEKESIDMVVIASRGSEAHFDFGSVADRVTKCTEIPTLIIPV from the coding sequence ATGGAATTTAATAAGATCTTATGGCCGACTGATTTCTCCGAGAATGCCGCCAAAGCATTACCGGTGGTCACCTCCTTAGCTGAAAAGTATGCTGCTGAGATTCATATTCTCTACGTTTTGAAAGATTACCCTGCTGTGGGGGCTTCTTATGGACATAATGATCCAGAGGATATCGAAAAAATGAAGCAGTGGGAAAAGCAAACCGCTGAGGGGCGGCTGGATGAGATTTGCGAAAAATTTTTAAATGCTTGTCCGCTATATTTTCGCCACATCAGTGTCGGTGAGCCGGCCAAAGAGATCCTTAAATTGATCGAGAAGGAAAGTATTGATATGGTTGTTATCGCCAGCCGGGGCAGCGAAGCTCATTTTGATTTTGGCAGCGTGGCTGACCGCGTGACCAAATGCACCGAGATCCCCACTCTGATTATTCCCGTGTAA
- a CDS encoding cyclopropane-fatty-acyl-phospholipid synthase family protein → MTTSIMPSESQALENLQARPTDGLARRLLFAILQKLKRGKITVLEGSQCHVFGQTSSTYPLEAVITVYHPRFYTKAILGGSIGTAEAYMSGFWSADDLTAALRIMALNRDSFERLDKGWSKLSAPLQRIGHFLRKNTRSGSRKNIVAHYDLGNDFYRLFLDETLTYSCGIFKSESSSMQDASLAKYDRICRKLELGPADDVVEIGSGWGGFAIYAAKNFGCRVTTTTISDKQFKLAQKRIADSGVADRIELVMKDYRDLKGTYSKLVSIEMIEAVGHHYLDAYFKTCSRLLKPDGMMLLQAITITDQVFERHKRSVDFIKRYIFPGSCIPSIAAITSSIAKVTNLRLFHLEDITAHYARTLACWREQFFDNIDVVKELDYSEAFIRMWDYYLSYCEAGFAERYIGNVQMLFTKPMCRREPLIPDLAT, encoded by the coding sequence ATGACAACCTCCATCATGCCGTCAGAGTCGCAGGCGCTGGAAAACCTCCAGGCGCGACCGACAGACGGGCTGGCACGCAGACTTCTTTTTGCTATCCTGCAAAAGCTAAAGCGGGGTAAAATTACTGTCCTGGAGGGATCGCAGTGTCATGTCTTCGGTCAGACCAGCAGCACCTATCCGCTCGAGGCGGTCATAACTGTTTATCATCCCCGATTCTACACCAAAGCTATCCTTGGGGGCAGCATCGGCACCGCTGAGGCTTACATGAGCGGTTTCTGGTCGGCAGACGATTTGACTGCCGCGCTGCGTATCATGGCCCTGAATCGCGACAGTTTTGAGCGTCTGGATAAGGGCTGGTCAAAGCTTTCGGCCCCGCTGCAAAGGATCGGGCATTTTCTGCGCAAAAATACGCGCAGCGGCAGTCGTAAAAATATTGTGGCCCATTATGATCTGGGCAATGATTTTTATCGATTGTTCTTAGATGAAACCCTGACCTATTCCTGCGGTATTTTTAAAAGCGAAAGCAGCAGCATGCAAGACGCCTCCCTTGCCAAATACGACCGCATCTGCCGAAAACTTGAACTTGGCCCTGCTGATGACGTCGTTGAAATTGGCTCCGGCTGGGGTGGCTTTGCTATTTATGCGGCCAAAAATTTTGGTTGCCGCGTGACCACCACCACCATTTCCGACAAGCAATTTAAACTGGCCCAAAAGCGCATTGCAGATTCCGGAGTAGCCGACCGCATAGAGCTGGTGATGAAGGACTACCGTGATTTGAAGGGAACCTACTCTAAACTGGTGTCGATTGAAATGATCGAAGCGGTTGGGCATCATTATCTGGATGCTTACTTTAAAACCTGTAGCCGGTTGCTTAAGCCTGACGGCATGATGTTGCTGCAGGCGATCACCATTACCGATCAGGTGTTTGAGCGCCACAAACGCTCGGTCGATTTCATCAAGCGCTACATATTTCCGGGAAGTTGTATACCATCCATTGCGGCCATTACATCTTCGATCGCCAAAGTGACTAATTTGCGTCTATTTCATCTGGAAGATATCACAGCGCACTACGCCAGGACCTTAGCCTGCTGGCGGGAGCAATTCTTTGATAATATTGATGTTGTCAAAGAGCTGGACTACTCAGAGGCGTTTATTCGCATGTGGGATTATTATCTGAGTTATTGTGAAGCGGGTTTTGCGGAGCGCTACATTGGTAATGTGCAGATGTTGTTCACCAAGCCCATGTGCCGACGCGAGCCGTTGATTCCTGATTTAGCCACATAG
- a CDS encoding DUF1365 domain-containing protein, whose amino-acid sequence MHSCIYEGTVRHRRFKPRQNMFRYRLFFLYLDLAELPQVFDAHPLWSYQRPNIAYLRRKDHFGDPQMPLDKAVRNLVAEKTGRPPEGPIRMLTHLRYFGYCFNPASFYYCYDAKDTSVETIVVEIHNTPWGEVHCYVLGRESNEHLVKKWRRHRFVKDFHVSPFIDMNIDYDWRFREPGKTIRVHMIDYEDRKMLFDASLALQRREISSWALTDVLIKYPMMTAKVTAMIYWQALRLLLKKTPVFVHPKKRKLTGENTHP is encoded by the coding sequence ATGCACAGTTGCATCTATGAGGGCACTGTTCGGCATCGCCGTTTTAAGCCCAGACAGAATATGTTTCGCTATCGTTTGTTCTTTCTGTATCTGGACTTGGCGGAGCTGCCGCAGGTATTTGATGCGCATCCGCTGTGGTCTTATCAGCGACCCAACATCGCCTATTTGCGTCGCAAAGACCACTTCGGTGATCCCCAGATGCCGCTCGATAAGGCGGTGCGAAATCTGGTCGCCGAAAAAACCGGGCGGCCGCCTGAAGGGCCCATACGCATGCTGACACATTTGCGCTACTTCGGTTATTGCTTTAACCCGGCCAGCTTTTACTACTGCTATGACGCCAAGGATACAAGCGTTGAGACCATCGTTGTTGAAATACACAACACCCCCTGGGGTGAAGTTCACTGTTACGTATTAGGTCGAGAAAGCAATGAACATTTGGTCAAAAAATGGCGACGACATCGCTTTGTTAAGGATTTTCATGTGTCACCTTTTATTGACATGAATATCGACTATGATTGGCGCTTTCGTGAACCGGGCAAGACTATCCGTGTACATATGATCGATTACGAGGATAGAAAGATGCTTTTTGATGCCAGCCTGGCCTTGCAGCGCCGCGAGATCAGCTCCTGGGCATTGACCGATGTGCTCATCAAATACCCGATGATGACTGCCAAGGTCACTGCCATGATATATTGGCAGGCATTGCGTCTTTTGCTCAAAAAGACACCCGTGTTCGTTCACCCCAAAAAACGCAAGTTAACAGGAGAAAATACTCACCCATGA
- a CDS encoding FAD-dependent oxidoreductase: MRIAVIGTGIAGMVAAYLLSDEHELVIFEAEDYIGGHTHTIDVSLNGDKYAVDTGFIVFNEKTYPNFVRLMKRLGVAWQPSNMSFSVQCKKTGLEFSPSSLNSLFIQRKNLLRPSFYRMIFDIFKFRRESEALLKSDDYTLTLENFLTAKQFSRLFIEHFIIPMGEAIWSADPVKFNEFPALYFAQFFKNHGFLNVRNQPQWLVIKGGSKQYVAPLTWPYRDHIRLSCPVTSIRRHSDHVSVQTANGQPERFDQVVIATHSDQALAMLADPSDSEKEILGAIPYQDNHAVLHSDESVLPRKKAAWASWNYHIPEDEMARVALTYDMNILQSLSAPAEYCVTLNLPATIDPAKKIKEMHYHHPVYNPTSLAARNRHEEINGVKQTYFCGAYWGYGFHEDGVNSALVVAKHFGKSL, encoded by the coding sequence ATGCGTATTGCAGTCATCGGAACCGGTATTGCAGGCATGGTGGCCGCCTATTTGCTCAGTGATGAGCATGAACTGGTCATATTTGAGGCCGAGGATTATATCGGTGGCCACACGCACACCATCGATGTCAGTCTGAATGGCGATAAATATGCGGTGGATACCGGATTTATTGTCTTCAACGAAAAAACCTATCCCAATTTTGTGCGGTTGATGAAGCGTCTGGGTGTTGCCTGGCAACCTTCCAATATGAGCTTTAGTGTGCAGTGCAAAAAGACCGGCTTGGAATTTAGCCCCAGCTCTTTGAATTCGCTTTTTATTCAGCGCAAGAATCTATTGCGGCCATCATTTTATCGGATGATCTTCGATATTTTTAAATTTAGGCGTGAGTCCGAAGCGCTTCTTAAAAGCGATGATTACACCTTGACCCTCGAAAATTTTTTAACCGCTAAGCAGTTTTCACGGCTGTTCATCGAGCATTTTATCATTCCCATGGGCGAGGCCATTTGGTCGGCGGATCCGGTAAAATTCAATGAATTTCCGGCCCTGTATTTTGCCCAATTTTTTAAAAATCATGGATTTTTAAATGTTCGCAATCAGCCCCAATGGCTGGTCATAAAGGGGGGCTCGAAACAGTATGTGGCACCCCTGACCTGGCCTTATCGGGATCATATCCGTCTGAGTTGCCCGGTCACATCCATTCGGCGCCATTCGGATCATGTCAGCGTCCAAACTGCCAACGGCCAGCCCGAGCGCTTTGATCAGGTGGTCATCGCCACCCACAGTGATCAGGCCCTGGCCATGCTGGCGGATCCCTCAGACAGCGAAAAAGAAATCCTGGGGGCGATTCCCTATCAGGACAATCATGCGGTGCTGCATTCAGATGAATCGGTTTTGCCCCGAAAAAAGGCGGCCTGGGCCAGCTGGAATTACCATATTCCTGAGGACGAAATGGCGCGCGTGGCCCTTACCTATGACATGAATATTCTACAAAGTTTATCTGCTCCCGCCGAATATTGCGTTACGCTCAATTTACCCGCCACCATTGACCCCGCCAAAAAAATCAAGGAAATGCACTATCATCATCCTGTGTATAATCCAACAAGTTTGGCCGCCAGAAACCGCCATGAGGAGATCAATGGGGTCAAACAAACTTATTTTTGCGGAGCCTACTGGGGGTATGGCTTCCATGAAGACGGGGTCAATAGTGCATTGGTGGTTGCAAAGCATTTCGGTAAATCCCTTTGA
- a CDS encoding acyl-CoA desaturase has product MKKVKSHSKKSSVLLSLWRWFDTDASAEQLSIAEGKKVDWFRIIPFLIMHLMCLGVIWVGWSWFAVLTAIGLYLIRMFAITGFYHRYFSHNAFKTNRFWQFWFAVLGNSSVQRGPLWWAAHHRHHHRYADTDKDIHSPRQHGFVWSHMGWLTSPANFPTKMKYVKDWARFPELRWINRFDIVIPVLLACALFFGGLLLEIYAPQLQTNGPQLLIWGFFISTVALFHGTVTINSFDHMFGSRRYDTPDTSRNNALLALITLGEGWHNNHHHYAITARQGFYWWEIDITYYLLKIFSWLGIVRDLRGLPDDLRDQNRVVVDTP; this is encoded by the coding sequence ATGAAAAAAGTTAAATCTCACTCTAAAAAATCATCTGTCCTTTTGTCCTTGTGGCGTTGGTTCGATACCGATGCATCTGCCGAGCAGCTCTCCATCGCTGAAGGTAAAAAAGTCGATTGGTTTCGCATCATCCCGTTTCTCATCATGCATCTAATGTGTTTGGGAGTTATCTGGGTGGGCTGGAGCTGGTTTGCCGTTTTGACGGCTATCGGTCTTTATCTTATACGCATGTTTGCCATTACCGGATTCTACCACCGCTATTTTTCACATAATGCGTTTAAGACCAACCGATTCTGGCAATTTTGGTTTGCTGTTCTGGGCAATTCTTCCGTTCAGCGCGGGCCGCTTTGGTGGGCGGCGCATCATCGCCATCATCACCGCTACGCCGACACCGATAAAGATATCCATTCACCCCGTCAGCACGGCTTTGTATGGAGCCATATGGGGTGGTTAACATCCCCGGCGAATTTTCCGACCAAGATGAAATATGTGAAAGATTGGGCCAGATTCCCGGAGCTGCGTTGGATCAATCGTTTTGACATTGTCATCCCGGTTTTATTGGCCTGTGCCTTATTCTTTGGGGGCCTATTGCTGGAAATCTACGCACCCCAGCTGCAAACCAATGGCCCCCAGCTGCTCATCTGGGGCTTTTTTATCTCGACGGTGGCGCTTTTTCACGGTACGGTGACGATTAATTCCTTTGACCATATGTTCGGCAGCCGGCGCTATGATACCCCGGACACCAGCCGCAACAATGCCCTTTTAGCGCTGATTACGTTGGGTGAAGGGTGGCATAACAATCACCATCATTATGCGATTACCGCACGCCAGGGCTTTTATTGGTGGGAAATTGATATTACCTATTACCTGCTTAAAATCTTTTCCTGGCTGGGCATTGTCCGAGATCTGCGGGGGTTGCCCGATGATTTGCGCGACCAAAACCGAGTGGTCGTTGACACGCCCTGA
- a CDS encoding NAD(P)-dependent oxidoreductase, giving the protein MQNVLVTGATGFIGIEVSRQLNQRGLRPKLMVRRPDREAMLKHLGAEIIQADLHHRQSLDNALNATDTVIHLGARATFEPYPRLYASIVKGSLSLMQAAIEAGVKNFVFASTLLVYGDSDKPIDQYTQPSPMSGYGQAKLEAEQRLADMAADAGICFVSLRLSHVYGAHSLLFDRIRYGQIFLPGKGDNAFAHIHIDDAAHAIIRAAENRRSGIWVVADEFSCTWNEFFKTLQTHHPRVRVKHVPRGLAYVGTRLLGAIYKLADQPNPYPSGAISCWNLRVPVVPGTLRQAVGAEPKFPTIHQGIPAVLDDAISFYWLPSNLDLG; this is encoded by the coding sequence GTGCAAAATGTTTTGGTTACCGGGGCCACCGGTTTTATCGGTATCGAAGTGTCCAGGCAATTGAATCAACGGGGGTTGCGCCCAAAATTGATGGTCAGGCGCCCTGACCGCGAGGCGATGCTCAAACACCTGGGTGCTGAAATAATCCAAGCCGATTTGCACCACCGCCAAAGTCTGGATAACGCTCTGAATGCAACTGATACGGTTATTCATCTGGGGGCTCGCGCTACCTTTGAACCTTATCCGCGACTTTATGCATCCATAGTCAAAGGCTCGCTAAGTCTAATGCAGGCCGCCATCGAAGCCGGCGTTAAAAATTTTGTGTTTGCCAGCACTTTGCTGGTTTATGGGGATAGCGACAAACCGATTGATCAATACACGCAACCATCACCGATGTCCGGATATGGACAGGCAAAGCTCGAGGCTGAACAGCGACTGGCAGACATGGCTGCTGACGCCGGTATCTGTTTTGTTTCTTTGAGGCTGTCACATGTCTACGGGGCCCACAGCCTGTTATTTGATCGCATCCGATACGGTCAGATTTTTTTGCCAGGAAAAGGGGATAACGCATTCGCCCATATCCATATTGATGATGCGGCGCATGCCATTATTCGGGCAGCTGAAAACCGTCGCTCGGGCATATGGGTTGTGGCCGATGAGTTCTCCTGTACGTGGAATGAATTTTTCAAAACCCTGCAAACCCATCATCCACGAGTGCGTGTGAAGCATGTCCCGCGCGGGTTAGCTTATGTGGGCACACGGTTGTTAGGTGCTATTTACAAGTTAGCCGACCAGCCAAATCCATACCCCAGCGGCGCTATCTCGTGCTGGAATCTGCGAGTGCCGGTTGTGCCGGGAACTCTGCGCCAGGCAGTCGGTGCGGAGCCCAAATTTCCAACCATTCACCAGGGAATCCCCGCTGTGTTAGACGACGCGATTTCTTTTTATTGGTTGCCGTCTAATCTGGATTTGGGTTAA